From a single Athene noctua chromosome 2, bAthNoc1.hap1.1, whole genome shotgun sequence genomic region:
- the ACBD7 gene encoding acyl-CoA-binding domain-containing protein 7, whose amino-acid sequence MTLQADFDHAAEDVKKLKTRPTDEELKELYGFYKQATVGDINIECPGMLDLKGKAKWEAWNLKKGLSKEDAMNAYISKAKAMIEKYGI is encoded by the exons GCTGACTTTGATCATGCTGCAGaagatgtaaaaaaattaaaaacaagaccAACTGATGAAGAACTGAAGGAACTATATGGATTCTACAAACAGGCTACTGTTGGAGATATTAATATTG AATGTCCAGGAATGCTAGATTTGAAAGGCAAAGCCAAATGGGAAGCATGGAACCTGAAAAAAG GTTTATCGAAGGAGGATGCCATGAATGCCTATATCTCTAAAGCAAAAGCAATGATAGAAAAATATGGGATCTAG